One window from the genome of Anolis sagrei isolate rAnoSag1 chromosome 4, rAnoSag1.mat, whole genome shotgun sequence encodes:
- the MGME1 gene encoding mitochondrial genome maintenance exonuclease 1 → MSLLHLLIRKHRRLELLLTSFLNKDRFLYKAFATSSPLYRKNKKISEYENIDQEKYGDLVRDLVSYRDSLQRPEYLFEEDELLYGPESKYKPPTKEAEPQLIGNWTPLMNPYKSSLPPQSVLESPLQISLEKRNLASVTAVLQQTMPLEQAFHLEKWRQRMILELGKEGFAEYTKNIFQKGKCFHAAMESLLLSDDISVKVQEEDIDGSGFVKSVKHVLQEVTRVRALESAVQHETLGYQGLVDCVAEYRGTLCVIDWKTSEKSKPFLRNTFDSPLQIAAYIGAINHDNNYNFQVDCGLLVIAYKDGSPAHPHYMDSELCSQYWKKWLHRLEEYKEKKKGSNTV, encoded by the exons ATGTCGTTATTGCATCTGTTAATTAGAAAACATAGACGATTAGAATTGCTGTTGACAAGCTTTTTAAACAAGGACAGATTTCTGTACAAGGCCTTTGCTACTTCTTCCCCTCTTTATAGAAAGAACAAAAAGATAAGTGAATATGAAAACATTGACCAAGAAAAGTATGGAGATTTGGTCCGTGATCTTGTCTCCTACCGAGATAGTTTGCAAAGACCTGAATATTTGTTTGAAGAAGACGAACTGCTTTATGGACCTGAGAGTAAATATAAGCCCCCAACAAAGGAGGCTGAACCACAACTTATTGGGAACTGGACTCCTCTAATGAATCCTTATAAGAGTTCTTTACCCCCACAATCCGTCCTCGAATCGCCTTTGCAAATCAGTTTGGAAAAGAGGAATTTGGCCAGTGTGACAGCTGTGCTGCAGCAGACCATGCCTCTGGAGCAGGCTTTTCATCTGGAGAAGTGGAGACAGCGAATGATTTTGGAACTTGGAAAAGAGGGTTTTGCAGAATACACTAAAA ATATCTTTCAAAAAGGAAAGTGCTTTCATGCAGCCATGGAAAGTTTATTGTTGAGTGATGATATTTCTGTGAAGGTGCAGGAAGAAGATATTGATGGTTCTGGCTTTGTAAAGAGTGTAAAGCATGTGCTACAGGAAGTCACCAGAGTGAGAGCCCTTGAAAGTGCAGTACAGCATGAGACACTTGGTTATCAAGGTCTAGTGGACTGTGTGGCAGAATATCG TGGAACATTGTGTGTAATTGACTGGAAGACTTCAGAGAAATCGAAGCCATTTCTCCGCAATACATTTGACAGTCCTCTACAGATTGCAGCATACATAGGAGCCATTAATCATgataacaactacaacttccag gTTGATTGTGGACTCCTTGTCATTGCCTACAAAGATGGTTCTCCTGCACATCCTCACTACATGGACTCTGAACTATGCTCTCAGTACTGGAAGAAGTGGCTGCACCGTCTAGAAGAAtataaagagaaaaagaagggcagTAACACTGTTTAA